A region from the Wansuia hejianensis genome encodes:
- the trmB gene encoding tRNA (guanosine(46)-N7)-methyltransferase TrmB: MRLRNIPGSREAIAENFFCIQNPEGIKGKWNTIFKNDNPIHIEVGMGKGRFLMEMAGLHSEVNYIGIEMYSSVLLRAIQKAESLENTEGNFRFIRMDARELPEVFSKGEVEKIYLNFSDPWPKERHAKRRLTSREFLRRYERLLPEGGTVEFKTDNRELFDFSLEEIRERGWSLESFTFDLHNDPILNIGNVMTEYEEKFSVMGNPICKLTARPGSVK; this comes from the coding sequence TTGCGCTTAAGAAATATACCTGGTTCGAGAGAGGCCATTGCCGAAAATTTCTTCTGTATCCAGAATCCGGAAGGAATCAAGGGAAAATGGAATACAATCTTTAAAAATGACAATCCTATCCATATAGAGGTTGGAATGGGTAAGGGCCGTTTTCTGATGGAAATGGCCGGGCTGCATTCAGAGGTCAATTATATAGGGATAGAAATGTACAGCAGCGTGCTTCTCCGGGCAATACAGAAAGCAGAGTCGCTTGAGAATACGGAAGGGAATTTCCGTTTTATCCGTATGGATGCGAGAGAGCTTCCGGAGGTGTTCTCAAAAGGAGAGGTGGAGAAAATATATCTGAACTTTTCAGACCCCTGGCCCAAGGAGCGCCACGCAAAACGCCGGCTGACCTCCAGGGAATTCTTGCGGCGCTATGAACGGCTTCTGCCGGAAGGCGGAACAGTGGAATTTAAGACTGACAACAGGGAGCTGTTTGATTTTTCGCTGGAAGAGATACGGGAGCGGGGCTGGAGCCTGGAAAGCTTTACTTTTGATCTGCATAATGACCCTATCCTTAATATAGGAAATGTTATGACGGAATATGAGGAAAAGTTTTCCGTCATGGGCAACCCGATCTGCAAACTGACAGCCCGGCCCGGCTCTGTCAAATGA
- a CDS encoding V0D/AC39 family V-type ATPase subunit: MRGLMSYSGLTTKIRAMQSHLLTTENYREIVELPSVPAAVAYLRQKPSYAAILSAAGETELHRGEIEKMLRQSIYHDFTKIYSFANLKQRKFLDLYFMRYEVYFLKVCLTNIFDHRNAPLDLSAFESFFTKHSRLNFQLLTASSTPEEFLANLKSSEYYIPLSNIKNVDQPTLFDYEMALDLYYFRKLWKEKDKVIHEEKSNGLTRILGSKFDMLNIQWIYRCKRYYHMDHADIYALLIPVNYHISRQQTREMVEAEDLDALEAVISRSYYAKHYENFTEASLESMYAEILKHILSSGSRQEPYSVTTVYSYLYHKEHEVDRLIIALECVRYQVSPEEAMTHVACR, from the coding sequence TTGCGAGGTTTAATGTCCTATAGCGGACTTACGACGAAAATCCGCGCCATGCAAAGCCATCTTCTGACCACAGAGAATTACCGGGAGATCGTGGAACTGCCAAGTGTGCCCGCCGCCGTAGCATATCTGAGGCAAAAGCCTTCCTATGCGGCAATCCTGTCGGCTGCCGGCGAGACGGAGCTGCACCGCGGAGAAATCGAGAAGATGCTTCGCCAGAGCATCTACCATGACTTTACTAAGATCTACAGCTTTGCTAATCTAAAACAGCGGAAATTCCTGGATCTGTACTTTATGCGGTATGAGGTTTATTTCCTCAAAGTCTGCCTGACCAATATTTTTGATCATCGGAATGCTCCTCTGGATCTGTCAGCTTTTGAATCGTTTTTTACGAAGCACTCACGGCTGAATTTCCAACTGCTGACCGCTTCTTCCACGCCGGAAGAATTCCTGGCCAATCTGAAAAGCTCCGAATACTACATTCCGCTGTCCAATATCAAGAACGTGGATCAGCCAACGCTGTTCGACTACGAAATGGCGCTGGATCTTTACTATTTCCGGAAATTGTGGAAAGAAAAAGATAAAGTCATTCATGAGGAAAAGTCCAATGGACTGACCCGTATCCTGGGCTCCAAATTTGATATGCTGAATATCCAGTGGATCTACCGCTGTAAGCGGTATTATCACATGGATCATGCAGATATATACGCTCTGCTGATACCTGTCAATTACCATATCAGCAGGCAGCAGACCAGAGAAATGGTAGAAGCAGAGGATCTGGACGCTCTGGAAGCTGTCATAAGCCGCAGTTACTACGCGAAGCATTATGAAAATTTTACAGAAGCATCCCTGGAATCCATGTATGCGGAGATCCTGAAGCATATACTAAGTTCAGGCTCCAGGCAGGAACCATATTCTGTAACAACTGTTTACTCCTACCTCTATCACAAAGAACATGAGGTGGACCGTCTGATCATAGCGCTTGAATGCGTGCGGTATCAGGTTTCTCCGGAAGAAGCCATGACTCACGTCGCATGCCGCTAA
- a CDS encoding V-type ATP synthase subunit I codes for MIVKMKFLSITGPKADIDRVVERYLSKYEIHLENALAELKTVQNLTPYIQINPYKEKLKLAEDYTELLPEQNRQTGKSMSLEQAVACIQQTDRTLAKLKEERTELEAKRNKYRELSAKIEPFQDIPCSLSSLLDFKFIRFRFGKIPKEYYTKFENYIYENSDTVFYRCHSDSQYVWGVYFSPKDQISRIDALYASMHFERIYLPDEYEGIPEEAYHKLISDTARTEEGIRSCDDRMADYLNSHASELVGAKNRLSDMSENFDVRKLAACTKSKAETFYILCGWMSARDAEAFQKEISDDPNLYCFVEDNNNNILSQTPTKLKNPRFFKPFEMFVKMYGLPGYNEFDPTIYLAITYSFIFGIMFGDAGQGLCFVIGGFLIYHFKKVPLAAIMGTAGIFSVIWGLVYNSFFGFEGFFPYEPLIHAKDDMLTLPGLGSLNTVFVLAIAFGMFMILFDIILSIVNAVKQKDKENIWFSQNALAGLVFYGTIVALVFLIMTGNGGLNTLLPILIVLIAVSLIVIFLKEMLSRIAMKRRPAIEGGKGMYFVQAFFETFETVLSFLSNTLSYVRIGAYAVSHVAMMQVVMMLAGAESGGAPNMVVVILGNAFVAAMEGLMVAIQVLRLEYYEMFSRFYKGNGREFKPFLKKN; via the coding sequence GTGATCGTCAAGATGAAATTTCTTAGTATCACCGGTCCAAAAGCAGATATTGACCGAGTCGTCGAGCGATATTTGTCAAAATATGAGATTCATCTGGAAAATGCACTGGCCGAATTAAAGACCGTACAGAATCTGACTCCATACATTCAGATCAATCCTTATAAGGAAAAACTGAAACTGGCCGAAGATTATACAGAGCTTCTCCCGGAACAGAACCGGCAGACCGGAAAATCAATGTCCCTGGAACAGGCGGTTGCCTGTATACAGCAAACCGACCGGACTTTGGCAAAGCTAAAGGAAGAACGGACTGAACTGGAAGCCAAACGGAATAAATACCGGGAGCTGTCCGCCAAGATAGAGCCGTTTCAGGATATCCCCTGCAGCCTCTCTTCCCTGCTGGATTTCAAATTCATCCGTTTCCGCTTTGGCAAGATTCCGAAGGAATATTACACAAAATTTGAGAATTATATTTACGAAAATTCTGACACGGTATTTTACCGCTGCCACTCCGACAGCCAGTATGTATGGGGTGTTTATTTCAGCCCCAAGGATCAGATCAGCCGGATTGACGCCCTGTATGCGTCGATGCATTTTGAAAGGATCTATCTGCCGGACGAATACGAGGGCATTCCCGAAGAGGCTTATCACAAGCTGATTTCAGATACCGCAAGGACGGAAGAAGGTATCCGCTCCTGCGACGACCGGATGGCCGATTATCTGAACTCACATGCTTCGGAATTGGTAGGTGCGAAAAACAGGCTATCCGATATGTCAGAGAATTTTGATGTGAGGAAATTGGCCGCCTGTACGAAATCAAAAGCAGAGACCTTCTATATCCTGTGCGGCTGGATGTCCGCCAGAGACGCAGAGGCCTTTCAGAAGGAGATCTCAGATGATCCCAACCTATACTGTTTTGTGGAGGATAACAATAACAATATTCTGAGCCAGACTCCTACAAAGCTAAAAAATCCCAGGTTTTTCAAGCCTTTTGAAATGTTTGTAAAGATGTATGGCCTGCCGGGTTACAATGAATTCGACCCCACCATTTATCTGGCCATCACCTACTCCTTCATCTTCGGCATTATGTTCGGAGACGCGGGTCAGGGACTCTGCTTTGTGATCGGCGGCTTTTTAATCTACCATTTTAAAAAAGTACCACTGGCCGCGATTATGGGAACAGCCGGAATATTCTCCGTCATATGGGGGCTTGTGTACAACAGCTTTTTTGGATTTGAGGGCTTCTTCCCTTACGAACCGCTTATTCACGCTAAAGACGACATGCTCACCCTGCCGGGGCTGGGCAGTCTGAATACGGTGTTCGTCCTGGCAATCGCTTTCGGAATGTTCATGATCCTGTTTGACATCATCCTGAGCATCGTAAACGCGGTAAAGCAAAAAGACAAGGAAAATATATGGTTCAGCCAGAACGCCCTTGCAGGTCTTGTCTTCTATGGCACGATCGTTGCGCTGGTGTTCCTGATCATGACGGGAAACGGAGGTCTGAATACGCTGCTTCCAATACTGATCGTGCTGATCGCCGTTTCACTGATCGTCATTTTCCTGAAAGAAATGCTGAGCAGAATAGCCATGAAGCGCAGACCGGCCATCGAAGGCGGCAAGGGAATGTATTTTGTCCAGGCATTTTTTGAGACATTCGAGACAGTCTTAAGCTTCCTGTCCAATACGCTGTCCTACGTCCGTATCGGCGCCTATGCAGTCAGCCATGTGGCAATGATGCAGGTAGTCATGATGCTGGCCGGGGCTGAAAGCGGCGGAGCCCCCAATATGGTTGTTGTCATTCTGGGCAACGCATTCGTCGCAGCGATGGAAGGCCTGATGGTCGCCATCCAGGTACTCCGTCTGGAATATTACGAGATGTTCAGCCGTTTCTACAAAGGAAACGGAAGAGAATTTAAGCCCTTCCTGAAAAAAAATTGA
- a CDS encoding ATP synthase subunit C, with the protein MTTFIQILTAAALVLSIIIPFSYYFLGDHNKKRYKKTLGINCLAFFGILMVAAVVTLAGASSVSAATDGMSTGAGMGFIGAALATGLSGIGSGIGVASSASAALGAISEDGSIFGKSLIFVAMAEGIALYGLIISFMIIGKL; encoded by the coding sequence ATGACAACATTCATTCAGATTCTTACAGCGGCAGCTCTGGTATTAAGCATCATCATCCCGTTTAGCTATTATTTTCTTGGGGATCATAACAAGAAACGTTACAAAAAAACACTTGGCATTAACTGTCTTGCATTTTTCGGAATACTAATGGTCGCCGCGGTCGTAACCCTGGCGGGAGCTTCCTCTGTATCGGCGGCCACCGACGGCATGAGCACAGGCGCAGGAATGGGCTTCATCGGAGCCGCTCTGGCTACCGGCCTTTCAGGCATTGGCTCCGGCATCGGCGTTGCCAGCTCCGCCAGCGCGGCACTGGGCGCGATCAGCGAAGACGGTTCTATCTTCGGTAAATCCCTGATCTTCGTAGCCATGGCCGAAGGTATCGCATTATACGGCCTGATCATTTCCTTCATGATTATCGGTAAACTTTGA
- a CDS encoding V-type ATP synthase subunit F yields the protein MKMYLISDNVDTQTGMRLAGVEGVVVHERDELRQALETTLADKSIGIILLTEKFGREFPDIIDDVKLNHKLPLIIEIPDRHGTGRKADFITSYVNEAIGLKL from the coding sequence ATGAAAATGTACTTAATCAGTGACAATGTGGATACACAGACTGGTATGAGGCTTGCCGGCGTCGAGGGCGTTGTCGTTCACGAGCGTGACGAACTCCGGCAGGCCCTGGAGACAACATTGGCCGATAAAAGCATTGGCATCATTCTGCTGACTGAGAAATTCGGGCGTGAATTCCCGGATATCATAGACGATGTCAAGCTGAACCATAAGCTTCCCCTCATCATTGAGATTCCGGACCGTCACGGTACCGGGCGGAAAGCAGATTTTATCACATCCTATGTAAATGAAGCAATCGGACTGAAACTGTAA
- a CDS encoding V-type ATP synthase subunit E, which yields MTTEEKLENFYNHSIESAHNEAERLINEHQAALDQLFSEHQETKKRQAAAELAAEKEKLKRENNKTLSTEQLQIKRTLSLKNMELKNKLFAEVEEKLLAFKKTPEYETYLCQKIKAASDFAQSSAIEFYLDASDSALSDTISRKAGVPIQIYPEKFMGGLRAVIPEKHILIDNSFAAMLQEERDSFIFEGGHVHE from the coding sequence TTGACAACTGAAGAAAAGTTAGAAAATTTTTATAACCATTCCATAGAGAGCGCCCACAATGAGGCAGAACGTCTGATTAACGAACATCAGGCCGCTCTGGACCAGCTGTTTTCAGAGCATCAGGAGACGAAGAAACGTCAGGCCGCCGCAGAGCTGGCAGCTGAAAAGGAAAAGCTGAAGCGTGAGAATAACAAAACTCTCTCAACGGAACAGCTCCAGATCAAACGGACGCTTTCCCTGAAGAACATGGAATTGAAGAATAAACTGTTTGCTGAAGTAGAAGAAAAGCTCCTGGCATTTAAGAAGACCCCCGAATATGAGACCTATCTCTGTCAGAAAATTAAGGCGGCTTCGGATTTTGCCCAGAGCAGCGCTATTGAATTTTATCTGGACGCATCAGACAGCGCTCTCTCAGATACGATTTCCCGGAAAGCCGGCGTACCCATCCAGATCTATCCTGAAAAATTCATGGGCGGCCTCCGGGCAGTTATCCCGGAAAAACATATACTGATTGATAATTCCTTTGCCGCCATGCTGCAGGAGGAACGTGATTCTTTCATATTCGAGGGAGGACACGTACATGAGTGA
- a CDS encoding V-type ATP synthase subunit A yields the protein MSEKKTGIIYGINGPVVYLKGNTGFKMSEMVYVGEEHLVGEVIGLTRDTTTIQVFEETTGLRPGAMVEATGDAISVLLGPGILNNIFDGIERPLSEIAKQSGKYITRGVNVDSLDTQKKWPVTMKVAPGDTVMGGTIIAETPETQSIIHKSMVPPAVHQATVTWVAPDGDYTILDPIVRLELHDGTEQEISLCQKWPIRIPRPTAKRYPASEPLITGQRILDTMFPIAKGGTAAIPGGFGTGKTMTQHQIAKWSNADIIIYIGCGERGNEMTQVLEEFSELVDPRSGNLLMDRTALIANTSNMPVAAREASIYTGLTLAEYYRDMGYDVAIMADSTSRWAEALRELSGRLEEMPAEEGYPAYLASRLSAFYERAGMMQNLNGTEGSVSIIGAVSPQGGDFSEPVTMNTKRYVRCFWGLDKSLAYARHFPAIHWLTSYSEYLGDLSPWYKDHVNKNFVDDRNQIMGLLNQESSLMEIVKLIGGDVLPDDQKLVLEIARVIRLGFLQQNAFHKDDTCVPLIKQFQMMETILYLYKKSKALVTMGHPMSVLKESDIFDRVISIKYDVPNDKPEQFADYKKAIDKFYDEVLEKNA from the coding sequence ATGAGTGAGAAAAAAACAGGAATTATCTACGGAATCAATGGACCTGTCGTCTATCTGAAGGGCAACACGGGCTTTAAGATGTCCGAGATGGTCTATGTAGGCGAAGAACATCTGGTGGGAGAAGTCATCGGACTGACAAGAGACACCACCACCATTCAGGTTTTTGAAGAAACTACCGGCCTGAGACCCGGCGCCATGGTGGAAGCAACCGGAGACGCCATATCCGTCCTTCTGGGCCCCGGTATTTTGAATAATATTTTTGACGGAATTGAACGTCCTCTTTCCGAAATTGCAAAGCAATCCGGTAAGTACATCACGCGGGGAGTCAATGTTGATTCTCTGGACACCCAGAAAAAATGGCCTGTTACCATGAAAGTGGCCCCAGGTGATACAGTCATGGGCGGAACAATCATTGCCGAGACTCCTGAGACTCAGAGTATCATCCACAAATCAATGGTACCCCCGGCTGTACATCAGGCAACCGTCACCTGGGTAGCCCCCGACGGGGATTACACCATTCTAGACCCAATTGTCAGACTGGAGCTTCATGACGGGACCGAACAGGAAATTTCCCTGTGTCAGAAATGGCCGATCCGTATTCCAAGGCCAACGGCCAAGAGGTATCCTGCCTCAGAGCCTCTGATCACCGGACAGCGTATCCTGGATACCATGTTTCCTATCGCCAAGGGCGGCACTGCTGCCATTCCCGGCGGTTTCGGGACCGGTAAAACCATGACTCAGCATCAGATCGCTAAGTGGTCTAACGCGGATATCATTATCTATATTGGCTGCGGAGAACGCGGCAACGAAATGACACAGGTATTGGAGGAATTCTCTGAGCTGGTGGATCCACGTTCCGGCAACCTGCTGATGGACCGTACCGCGCTGATCGCGAATACGTCTAATATGCCTGTAGCCGCCCGTGAGGCTTCCATTTACACCGGGCTGACTCTGGCCGAATACTACCGTGATATGGGCTATGACGTGGCAATTATGGCTGATTCCACCTCCCGTTGGGCCGAAGCTCTCCGAGAGCTTTCCGGACGTCTGGAGGAGATGCCCGCCGAGGAAGGCTATCCCGCTTATCTGGCTTCCAGGCTGTCAGCATTCTATGAACGCGCCGGGATGATGCAGAACCTAAACGGCACTGAGGGCAGCGTATCCATCATCGGGGCCGTATCCCCTCAGGGCGGCGACTTTTCAGAGCCCGTCACCATGAATACCAAGCGTTATGTCCGCTGCTTCTGGGGCCTGGACAAATCGCTGGCCTACGCCCGCCATTTCCCGGCCATCCATTGGCTGACCAGTTACAGCGAGTATCTCGGAGACCTGTCTCCCTGGTATAAGGACCACGTGAACAAAAACTTTGTAGACGACCGGAACCAAATTATGGGGCTTCTGAATCAGGAAAGCTCTCTGATGGAGATCGTCAAGCTGATCGGAGGAGACGTACTTCCCGACGACCAGAAGCTGGTGCTGGAAATCGCCCGGGTAATCCGCCTGGGATTCCTGCAGCAGAACGCCTTCCATAAGGATGACACCTGCGTGCCCTTAATTAAACAGTTCCAGATGATGGAAACCATCCTTTACCTCTACAAGAAATCAAAAGCCCTGGTCACCATGGGACACCCCATGTCCGTACTGAAGGAAAGCGACATCTTTGACCGGGTGATTTCTATAAAATATGATGTTCCCAATGACAAACCCGAACAGTTTGCCGACTATAAAAAAGCAATTGACAAGTTTTACGATGAAGTGCTGGAAAAGAACGCATAA
- a CDS encoding V-type ATP synthase subunit B yields the protein MSIEYLGLSEINGPLVVLEGVENVAYEEMVEFTIENGTKKLGRIIAAYEDKALIQVFEGTENMSLKNTRTHLTGHPMEIALSEDILGRTFDGIGQPIDGLGPITSDTKINVNGLPLNPVTRKYPRNYIRTGISAIDGLTTLIRGQKLPIFSGNGLPHDNLAAQIVQQASLGGDTDEKFAIVFAAMGVKYDVADFFRKTFEESGVSDHVVMFLNLANDPVVERLITPKVALTAAEYLAFEKGMHILVILTDITSFCEAMREVSSSKGEIPSRKGYPGYLYSELASLYERAGIVRGGEGSVTQIPILTMPNDDITHPIPDLTGYITEGQIVLDRQLHGQSIYPPISVLPSLSRLMKDGIGEGYTRADHQDVANQLFSCYAKVGDARALASVIGEDELSPLDKKYLIFGTQFEKCFIGQGADENRTIEETLDIGWKLLGLLPKEELDRIDTKVLDQYYQPTEHDAIAEAKAEAEAMNR from the coding sequence ATGTCTATTGAATATTTAGGCTTGAGCGAAATTAACGGCCCTCTCGTTGTTCTTGAGGGCGTAGAAAATGTTGCCTATGAAGAAATGGTGGAATTCACCATTGAAAACGGCACTAAAAAACTGGGGCGGATCATTGCAGCTTATGAGGATAAAGCCCTGATCCAGGTATTTGAAGGTACAGAAAACATGTCCCTGAAAAACACCCGCACCCATCTGACCGGCCATCCCATGGAAATCGCACTTTCGGAGGATATCCTGGGCCGTACCTTTGACGGCATCGGCCAGCCTATCGACGGGCTGGGTCCGATCACCTCCGACACGAAAATAAATGTGAACGGTCTGCCTCTGAACCCGGTAACCCGGAAGTATCCCCGTAACTACATCAGAACCGGTATATCCGCCATTGACGGACTGACCACTCTGATCCGGGGACAGAAGCTTCCGATCTTTTCCGGAAACGGACTGCCTCACGACAATCTGGCAGCCCAGATCGTTCAGCAGGCATCTCTTGGCGGCGATACTGATGAAAAATTTGCAATCGTTTTCGCCGCCATGGGCGTTAAATATGACGTGGCTGATTTCTTCCGCAAGACCTTTGAGGAAAGCGGAGTCTCTGACCACGTGGTCATGTTCCTGAACCTGGCCAACGACCCGGTAGTCGAACGTCTGATTACGCCGAAGGTAGCCCTGACGGCCGCTGAATATCTGGCCTTTGAAAAGGGCATGCATATTCTGGTCATACTGACGGATATCACTTCCTTCTGTGAGGCTATGCGTGAGGTTTCCTCTTCAAAGGGTGAAATTCCATCCCGTAAGGGCTACCCCGGCTACCTGTACAGTGAGCTGGCGTCTCTGTATGAACGGGCCGGCATTGTCCGCGGAGGCGAGGGATCTGTGACCCAGATCCCGATCCTGACCATGCCCAATGACGATATTACCCACCCAATCCCTGACCTGACCGGCTACATCACCGAGGGCCAGATCGTACTGGACCGTCAGCTACACGGCCAGTCAATTTATCCGCCCATTTCCGTGCTGCCCTCCCTGTCCCGTCTGATGAAGGACGGCATAGGCGAAGGCTATACCCGCGCAGATCACCAGGATGTAGCGAACCAGCTTTTTTCCTGCTACGCCAAAGTGGGCGACGCCAGGGCGCTGGCATCCGTCATCGGTGAAGATGAGCTTTCACCGCTGGATAAAAAATATCTGATATTTGGCACACAATTTGAGAAATGTTTTATCGGCCAGGGCGCCGACGAAAACCGTACCATAGAAGAAACACTGGATATCGGCTGGAAGCTCCTGGGACTCCTTCCGAAGGAAGAACTGGACCGTATCGATACGAAGGTTCTGGATCAGTATTATCAGCCCACAGAACACGACGCAATCGCGGAGGCAAAGGCAGAAGCAGAAGCTATGAACCGCTAA
- a CDS encoding V-type ATP synthase subunit D produces MDPNTFPTKGNLILAKNSLALANMGYDLMDKKRNILIREMMDLIDKAKEIQSQIDRTFREAYSALQKANMDNGISYVQTISYTVPVETSIRIKTRSIMGVEIPLAEADQSGTAPTYAFYTTRESMDKARIAFTKVKELSIELSMVENSAYRLAIAIKKTQKRANALKNITIPHYKQLSKDISEALEEKEREEFTRLKVIKRMQQNQ; encoded by the coding sequence ATGGATCCGAATACATTTCCTACCAAGGGCAATCTGATACTGGCAAAGAATTCCCTTGCTCTCGCCAACATGGGCTACGACCTGATGGATAAAAAGCGGAATATTCTGATCCGGGAGATGATGGATCTGATCGACAAAGCCAAAGAAATACAGTCTCAGATCGACCGCACGTTCCGAGAAGCCTATTCCGCCCTGCAAAAAGCCAATATGGACAACGGCATCAGCTATGTACAGACCATCTCCTACACGGTGCCAGTGGAAACATCCATACGGATCAAGACCCGCAGCATCATGGGAGTGGAAATCCCTCTGGCCGAGGCCGACCAGTCCGGTACTGCTCCTACCTATGCTTTCTACACCACAAGAGAATCCATGGATAAAGCCAGGATCGCTTTTACGAAGGTAAAGGAATTATCCATTGAACTGTCCATGGTAGAAAACTCTGCTTACCGTCTGGCAATCGCGATCAAAAAGACACAGAAACGGGCCAATGCCTTGAAAAACATTACGATCCCTCATTATAAACAGCTGTCAAAGGATATCTCGGAGGCACTGGAGGAAAAGGAACGTGAGGAATTTACAAGGCTGAAAGTGATAAAAAGAATGCAGCAGAATCAATAA
- the trxB gene encoding thioredoxin-disulfide reductase, which produces MEEIYDLIIIGSGPAGLSAAIYAQRAKLTTLVIEASYVSGGQVVNTYEVDNYPGLPGISGMDLGTTLRGHADQMGSEFVREKVLDLELEGEIKTVRTKKNLYQARTLILATGAGHRKLQVPGEDEFGGMGVSYCATCDGAFFKDKVAAVVGGGDVAVEDAIFLARGCKKVYLIHRRDSLRSARILQERLMALPNVEIIWDSVVRSIEGVEQVEALQLENVKTGAKEKLPVDGCFIAVGILPNNALVQGKLELDEGGYIKAAEDGVTSVPGVFAAGDVRTKQLRQIVTAASDGANCVTSAQNYLLTQNI; this is translated from the coding sequence ATGGAAGAAATCTATGATCTGATTATCATAGGGAGCGGTCCCGCCGGTCTGAGTGCGGCAATATACGCCCAGCGCGCGAAGCTGACTACTCTGGTGATTGAGGCCAGCTACGTGAGCGGCGGCCAGGTGGTGAATACTTATGAAGTGGATAATTATCCCGGGCTTCCGGGGATCAGTGGAATGGACCTGGGAACAACGCTGCGGGGCCATGCAGATCAGATGGGAAGCGAATTTGTCAGGGAAAAGGTTTTGGACCTGGAACTGGAGGGAGAGATTAAGACCGTTCGCACGAAAAAAAACCTATATCAGGCGAGAACACTGATCCTGGCTACCGGTGCCGGCCACAGAAAGCTTCAGGTTCCGGGAGAAGATGAATTCGGAGGCATGGGCGTGTCCTACTGTGCCACCTGCGACGGAGCTTTCTTTAAAGATAAAGTGGCCGCCGTAGTAGGCGGCGGAGATGTGGCTGTAGAGGATGCGATCTTCCTGGCGAGAGGCTGCAAGAAGGTATATCTGATCCATCGCCGTGACAGCCTGCGTTCTGCAAGAATCCTCCAGGAGCGCCTGATGGCTCTGCCGAACGTAGAGATTATCTGGGACAGCGTTGTGAGGTCAATTGAAGGAGTGGAACAGGTGGAAGCCCTGCAGTTGGAGAACGTTAAGACAGGCGCGAAAGAAAAGCTGCCTGTAGACGGGTGCTTTATAGCCGTCGGAATTCTGCCCAATAACGCCCTCGTACAGGGAAAGCTGGAGCTGGATGAAGGCGGCTATATAAAGGCTGCTGAAGACGGTGTGACGAGCGTACCGGGCGTATTCGCTGCAGGGGACGTCAGGACGAAGCAGCTTAGACAGATTGTAACGGCTGCGTCAGATGGGGCAAACTGTGTGACATCAGCTCAGAATTATCTGCTGACTCAGAACATATAA